One window from the genome of Pungitius pungitius chromosome 14, fPunPun2.1, whole genome shotgun sequence encodes:
- the gyg1a gene encoding glycogenin-1a isoform X2, with protein MSADQAFVTLATNDSYAKGAMVLGQSLLNHKTTRKLVVLVGPHVAEPCRDALGSIFNEVQVVDVMDSGDAAHLSLMKRPDLGVTFTKLHCWSLTQYSKCVFMDADTLVLSNIDELFEREELSAAPDPGWPDCFNSGVFVFRPSNETHQKLLAFCSENGSFDGGDQGVLNTFFSTWATADISKHLPFIYNLSSIAIYSYLPAFKQYGRDAKVVHFLGKMKPWNYSYEAQTGEVKGHCLSPDQCHLHPDYLLMWWRLYAASVQPLLQQTYGDAPFDSGFVDASAEGKLHEDSGENQVPFAPPPQKLSSEERKQRWEAGQIDYMGDDSFDNIERKLDSFLK; from the exons ATGTCGG CAGACCAAGCTTTCGTGACACTTGCCACAAATGACAGCTACGCCAAGGGAGCGATGGTTCTCGGCCAGTCGTTACTAAACCACAAAACTACTAGGAAACTGGTCGTGCTCGTGGGACCTCATGTCGCCGAACCTTGCAG AGACGCCCTTGGCTCCATTTTCAATGAGGTGCAAGTGGTGGACGTCATGGACTCGGGGGATGCGGCTCATCTGTCTCTGATGAAGCGTCCAGACCTGGGAGTAACATTCACCAAGCTGCACTGCTGGAGTCTCACACAGTACAGcaagtgtgtgttcatggaCGCCGACACACTG GTGCTGTCAAATATAGATGAACTCTTTGAGCGAGAGGAGCTATCTGCTGCGCCGGATCCTGGTTGGCCAGACTGCTTCAACTCCGGCGTGTTCGTCTTCAGGCCGTCCAATGAGACTCACCAGAAGCTGCTCGCGTTCTGCAGTGAGAACGGCAGCTTTGACG GTGGAGATCAGGGGGTTCTCAACACTTTCTTTAGCACCTGGGCAACAGCAGATATATCCAAACACCTCCCCTTCATCTACAACCTCAGCAGTATCGCCATCTACTCCTACCTGCCAGCATTCAAACA GTACGGCCGTGACGCCAAGGTGGTGCATTTCCTCGGAAAGATGAAGCCGTGGAACTACTCCTACGAAGCTCAGACGGGCGAGGTCAAGGGTCACTGCCTGTCCCCCGACCAGTGCCATCTGCATCCCGACTACTTGCTGATGTGGTGGCGGCTGTACGCCGCGTCGGTGCAGCCTCTGCTGCAGCAGACGTACGGGGACGCTCCATTCGACAGCGGCTTCGTAGACGCCAGCGCGGAG GGTAAGCTCCACGAGGATTCAGGGGAGAACCAGGTCCCCTTTGCTCCACCCCCCCAGAAGCTCTCATCAGAGGAGAGAAAGCAGCGCTGGGAAGCGGGCCAGATCGACTACATGGGGGACGACTCCTTCGACAACATCGAACGAAAGCTCGACTCGTTCCTAAAGTAG
- the gyg1a gene encoding glycogenin-1a isoform X3, with product MSDQAFVTLATNDSYAKGAMVLGQSLLNHKTTRKLVVLVGPHVAEPCRDALGSIFNEVQVVDVMDSGDAAHLSLMKRPDLGVTFTKLHCWSLTQYSKCVFMDADTLVLSNIDELFEREELSAAPDPGWPDCFNSGVFVFRPSNETHQKLLAFCSENGSFDGGDQGVLNTFFSTWATADISKHLPFIYNLSSIAIYSYLPAFKQYGRDAKVVHFLGKMKPWNYSYEAQTGEVKGHCLSPDQCHLHPDYLLMWWRLYAASVQPLLQQTYGDAPFDSGFVDASAEQGKLHEDSGENQVPFAPPPQKLSSEERKQRWEAGQIDYMGDDSFDNIERKLDSFLK from the exons ATGTCGG ACCAAGCTTTCGTGACACTTGCCACAAATGACAGCTACGCCAAGGGAGCGATGGTTCTCGGCCAGTCGTTACTAAACCACAAAACTACTAGGAAACTGGTCGTGCTCGTGGGACCTCATGTCGCCGAACCTTGCAG AGACGCCCTTGGCTCCATTTTCAATGAGGTGCAAGTGGTGGACGTCATGGACTCGGGGGATGCGGCTCATCTGTCTCTGATGAAGCGTCCAGACCTGGGAGTAACATTCACCAAGCTGCACTGCTGGAGTCTCACACAGTACAGcaagtgtgtgttcatggaCGCCGACACACTG GTGCTGTCAAATATAGATGAACTCTTTGAGCGAGAGGAGCTATCTGCTGCGCCGGATCCTGGTTGGCCAGACTGCTTCAACTCCGGCGTGTTCGTCTTCAGGCCGTCCAATGAGACTCACCAGAAGCTGCTCGCGTTCTGCAGTGAGAACGGCAGCTTTGACG GTGGAGATCAGGGGGTTCTCAACACTTTCTTTAGCACCTGGGCAACAGCAGATATATCCAAACACCTCCCCTTCATCTACAACCTCAGCAGTATCGCCATCTACTCCTACCTGCCAGCATTCAAACA GTACGGCCGTGACGCCAAGGTGGTGCATTTCCTCGGAAAGATGAAGCCGTGGAACTACTCCTACGAAGCTCAGACGGGCGAGGTCAAGGGTCACTGCCTGTCCCCCGACCAGTGCCATCTGCATCCCGACTACTTGCTGATGTGGTGGCGGCTGTACGCCGCGTCGGTGCAGCCTCTGCTGCAGCAGACGTACGGGGACGCTCCATTCGACAGCGGCTTCGTAGACGCCAGCGCGGAG CAGGGTAAGCTCCACGAGGATTCAGGGGAGAACCAGGTCCCCTTTGCTCCACCCCCCCAGAAGCTCTCATCAGAGGAGAGAAAGCAGCGCTGGGAAGCGGGCCAGATCGACTACATGGGGGACGACTCCTTCGACAACATCGAACGAAAGCTCGACTCGTTCCTAAAGTAG
- the gyg1a gene encoding glycogenin-1a isoform X1 — translation MSADQAFVTLATNDSYAKGAMVLGQSLLNHKTTRKLVVLVGPHVAEPCRDALGSIFNEVQVVDVMDSGDAAHLSLMKRPDLGVTFTKLHCWSLTQYSKCVFMDADTLVLSNIDELFEREELSAAPDPGWPDCFNSGVFVFRPSNETHQKLLAFCSENGSFDGGDQGVLNTFFSTWATADISKHLPFIYNLSSIAIYSYLPAFKQYGRDAKVVHFLGKMKPWNYSYEAQTGEVKGHCLSPDQCHLHPDYLLMWWRLYAASVQPLLQQTYGDAPFDSGFVDASAEQGKLHEDSGENQVPFAPPPQKLSSEERKQRWEAGQIDYMGDDSFDNIERKLDSFLK, via the exons ATGTCGG CAGACCAAGCTTTCGTGACACTTGCCACAAATGACAGCTACGCCAAGGGAGCGATGGTTCTCGGCCAGTCGTTACTAAACCACAAAACTACTAGGAAACTGGTCGTGCTCGTGGGACCTCATGTCGCCGAACCTTGCAG AGACGCCCTTGGCTCCATTTTCAATGAGGTGCAAGTGGTGGACGTCATGGACTCGGGGGATGCGGCTCATCTGTCTCTGATGAAGCGTCCAGACCTGGGAGTAACATTCACCAAGCTGCACTGCTGGAGTCTCACACAGTACAGcaagtgtgtgttcatggaCGCCGACACACTG GTGCTGTCAAATATAGATGAACTCTTTGAGCGAGAGGAGCTATCTGCTGCGCCGGATCCTGGTTGGCCAGACTGCTTCAACTCCGGCGTGTTCGTCTTCAGGCCGTCCAATGAGACTCACCAGAAGCTGCTCGCGTTCTGCAGTGAGAACGGCAGCTTTGACG GTGGAGATCAGGGGGTTCTCAACACTTTCTTTAGCACCTGGGCAACAGCAGATATATCCAAACACCTCCCCTTCATCTACAACCTCAGCAGTATCGCCATCTACTCCTACCTGCCAGCATTCAAACA GTACGGCCGTGACGCCAAGGTGGTGCATTTCCTCGGAAAGATGAAGCCGTGGAACTACTCCTACGAAGCTCAGACGGGCGAGGTCAAGGGTCACTGCCTGTCCCCCGACCAGTGCCATCTGCATCCCGACTACTTGCTGATGTGGTGGCGGCTGTACGCCGCGTCGGTGCAGCCTCTGCTGCAGCAGACGTACGGGGACGCTCCATTCGACAGCGGCTTCGTAGACGCCAGCGCGGAG CAGGGTAAGCTCCACGAGGATTCAGGGGAGAACCAGGTCCCCTTTGCTCCACCCCCCCAGAAGCTCTCATCAGAGGAGAGAAAGCAGCGCTGGGAAGCGGGCCAGATCGACTACATGGGGGACGACTCCTTCGACAACATCGAACGAAAGCTCGACTCGTTCCTAAAGTAG